One genomic segment of Hevea brasiliensis isolate MT/VB/25A 57/8 chromosome 3, ASM3005281v1, whole genome shotgun sequence includes these proteins:
- the LOC110664452 gene encoding inositol transporter 4 translates to MVEGGIAKADKTEFTECWRTAWRTPYIMRLALSAGIGGLLFGYDTGVISGALLYIRDDFESVDKKTWLQETIVSMAVAGAIVGAGCGGIINDRFGRKKSILSADFVFFIGAVIMAIAPAPWVIVVGRIFVGFGVGMASMTSPLYISESSPARIRGALVSTNGLLITGGQFLSYLINLAFTKAKGTWRWMLGVAGIPPVVQFVLMLSLPESPRWLYRQNKVDEARAILERIYPADEVDKEMKALASSIEAEKADEAAIGDNMFSKVKGAFTNTVVRRGLYAGITVQVAQQFVGINTVMYYAPTIVQFAGFASNSVALALSLITSGLNVVGTMISMAFVDRYGRRRLLMVSMIATIGFLVALSVVFIEASSHAPKVSAMETAQFGKNSTCPKYLTLSDTSKWSCMSCLKADCGFCANAASEFQPGACLADTKALKSTCHAQHRVFFENGCPSKFGFLAVVLLGLYIIAYAPGMGTVPWIVNSEIYPLRYRGIGGGIAAVSNWSSNLIVSETYLTLTEHLGAGGTFFLFAAISCVGLACIFWFVPETKGLQFEEVEKILEEGYRPDLCGGKKKRKNVDTV, encoded by the exons ATGGTTGAAGGTGGTATTGCAAAAGCAGACAAGACAGAATTCACAGAATGCTGGCGTACGGCCTGGCGGACTCCTTACATTATGAGGCTTGCACTCTCAGCAGGCATTGGAGGGCTTCTGTTTGGTTATGATACAG GGGTTATTTCTGGTGCCCTGCTTTACATCCGTGATGACTTCGAATCTGTTGACAAGAAAACATGGCTACAG GAGACCATCGTGAGTATGGCTGTTGCAGGAGCTATTGTTGGAGCCGGATGTGGTGGAATCATCAATGATAGATTTGGGAGGAAAAAGTCAATTTTATCTGCtgattttgttttctttattgGTGCTGTGATCATGGCCATTGCTCCTGCTCCCTGGGTTATAGTTGTGGGAAGAATTTTTGTTGGTTTCGGGGTTGGAATGGCATCCATGACATCACCTCTTTACATATCTGAATCCTCACCTGCGAGAATTCGAGGGGCACTTGTTAGTACAAATGGTTTGCTAATTACAGGGGGCCAGTTTTTGTCTTACTTGATCAATCTTGCCTTCACCAAG GCTAAGGGAACCTGGCGTTGGATGCTCGGGGTTGCTGGCATCCCCCCTGTAGTTCAGTTTGTGCTGATGTTATCACTTCCTGAGTCCCCCAGATGGCTCTACAGACAG AACAAGGTAGATGAAGCGAGGGCTATCTTGGAAAGGATATATCCTGCTGATGAAGTTGACAAGGAGATGAAAGCTTTAGCTTCATCTATTGAAGCTGAAAAGGCGGATGAAGCTGCTATTGGGGACAACATGTTCTCTAAAGTAAAGGGTGCATTTACAAACACTGTAGTCCGCAGGGGACTCTATGCGGGCATAACTGTTCAAGTTGCTCAGCAGTTTGTTGGTATAAACACCGTCATGTACTATGCTCCAACCATAGTCCAGTTTGCTGGATTTGCTTCAAACTCGGTGGCCTTAGCACTTTCTCTCATTACTTCAGGCCTCAATGTTGTGGGCACCATGATTAGTATGGCTTTTGTTGATAGATATGGAAGGAGGAGGCTGTTGATGGTTTCTATGATTGCTACCATCGGTTTCCTTGTGGCCTTATCGGTTGTATTTATCGAAGCTTCTTCCCAtgctcctaaggttagtgcaatGGAGACTGCACAGTTTGGGAAAAACTCTACTTGTCCCAAATACCTGACCTTGTCAGATACATCAAAATGGAGCTGCATGTCCTGTTTGAAAGCAGATTGTGGTTTCTGTGCTAATGCAGCCAGCGAA TTTCAACCTGGAGCATGCTTGGCTGACACCAAGGCCTTAAAAAGCACATGTCATGCACAACATCGGGTGTTTTTCGAGAATGGTTGTCCAAGTAAATTTGGATTTCTTGCTGTAGTACTCCTTGGACTCTATATAATTGCTTATGCACCTGGAATGGGTACTGTACCATGGATTGTGAATTCAGAAATTTACCCATTGAGATATAGAGGCATTGGTGGAGGGATTGCTGCAGTGTCGAACTGGTCTTCGAATCTTATAGTTAGTGAAACATATTTAACTCTGACTGAGCATCTTGGAGCTGGTGGTACCTTTTTCCTATTTGCTGCAATTTCCTGCGTTGGACTTGCATGCATCTTCTGGTTTGTTCCTGAAACCAAAGGCCTACAATTTGAGGAGGTTGAGAAAATCTTAGAGGAAGGATACAGGCCAGATTTGTgtggaggaaagaaaaagaggaagaatgTCGATACTGTATAA